The Thalassotalea piscium sequence GCGCATCTATTCCCAGCGTTTCACCTTCAATACTTTTAAATTGATAAGGAGGGTAGCCGTTTGAAAGTCCACAAACAAAAGGCGGCTGATCAATACCAAATGATACTTTGGGAATTAACAAGAGTAAGAGTGATAACGTTAACCATTTATTTGCATTGTACAATTCAAACCCAACCCATATAAAAACAATTCAGTTAGCGCTTATCAGGCTAAGTATAATATTCAAAATAGCGAGAATCAGGCGTTTTTTTATACAACGCTACTATTCTCAGCTGTTCAAAACCAAGTGCGTTAAGTAAATGTATTGAGCTCTCATTTTCAAGGCTGGTGATCGCTGCAATCTTAGTTAAGTTATATTGCTGTTTGGCATTATTTAATACTGCAGTAGCAGCTTCTTTAGCATAGCCCATTCGCCAGAACTTAGGCAAGTAAGCATAGCCAAGATCAGGAAGTGACAATTCTGGGCGTTTTATCAACCCACACATTCCAATTGGCTCTTTTGCTTTTGTAAGCTCCACCATACACAAACCAAAACCGTAGGCCTGATAA is a genomic window containing:
- a CDS encoding GNAT family N-acetyltransferase, yielding MTIIHQTARLTIRQFNDDDAAFILRLLNEPSFLKNIGDKKVRTINDAKRYLNTGPLASYQAYGFGLCMVELTKAKEPIGMCGLIKRPELSLPDLGYAYLPKFWRMGYAKEAATAVLNNAKQQYNLTKIAAITSLENESSIHLLNALGFEQLRIVALYKKTPDSRYFEYYT